Proteins from a genomic interval of Candidatus Methylomirabilis limnetica:
- a CDS encoding right-handed parallel beta-helix repeat-containing protein — translation MSGTYAEALIHSIPPGTSWDSPVTVAAAPGHTVTLKPDPGAEFVLLFQGTQQYIIIDGLILDGTNVGYDVIKITWSVSGDPTTSAHHIRIKNSEVRNATLYNAGAHKQGVLIAGVGVDWNEFINLNVHHNGLTSYDHGFYIQSSHNVVEHCSVHHNAGYGVHLYNGYDRRTDSNIVRNNAVFTNGWRGILLGSGDGNVAYNNVVWGNRGGIRVNFSSPTNSKVYNNTTYNNTDYGILVESGTGAIVQNNIAYMNGTPEIQDSGTGSVIDRNLVGIDPQFVNAAAADFRLQPGSLAIDAGIAVSLVTTDIAGTLRPQGRGDDIGAFEFANPSP, via the coding sequence ATGAGCGGCACCTACGCCGAGGCGCTGATTCACTCAATCCCGCCAGGGACGTCTTGGGACAGCCCCGTCACGGTGGCCGCCGCGCCAGGCCACACCGTGACCCTCAAGCCCGATCCTGGGGCCGAATTTGTCCTCCTCTTCCAGGGTACTCAGCAGTACATCATCATTGATGGGCTGATCCTCGACGGCACTAATGTAGGCTACGATGTTATAAAAATCACTTGGTCGGTGTCTGGTGATCCAACAACTTCAGCTCATCATATCCGAATTAAAAACAGTGAAGTTCGAAATGCTACTCTATACAATGCCGGAGCGCACAAACAAGGGGTGTTAATAGCAGGAGTTGGTGTTGATTGGAATGAATTCATTAACCTCAACGTCCATCATAATGGTCTGACCTCTTATGACCACGGCTTCTACATCCAGTCCAGTCACAATGTAGTGGAACACTGCTCAGTCCACCACAACGCAGGCTACGGCGTGCATCTCTACAATGGGTATGACCGGCGAACCGACAGTAATATTGTGAGAAACAACGCGGTCTTCACCAATGGCTGGCGAGGAATCCTCCTCGGTTCAGGCGATGGGAACGTCGCGTACAATAATGTTGTTTGGGGTAATAGGGGAGGCATCCGCGTCAACTTTAGTAGCCCCACGAACAGTAAGGTCTACAACAATACAACATACAATAATACGGACTATGGCATCTTAGTGGAGTCTGGTACCGGAGCTATAGTGCAGAACAACATTGCCTACATGAATGGCACTCCAGAGATTCAGGATAGCGGGACCGGCTCCGTCATTGACCGCAATCTCGTAGGCATCGACCCGCAGTTCGTCAATGCGGCAGCGGCCGATTTTCGCCTCCAACCAGGTAGTCTGGCGATTGATGCCGGCATTGCCGTCAGCCTAGTGACTACGGACATTGCGGGTACTCTGCGCCCGCAGGGGAGAGGCGACGATATTGGGGCCTTTGAATTCGCCAATCCTTCGCCATGA